The following proteins come from a genomic window of Streptomyces sp. NBC_00539:
- a CDS encoding NAD-dependent epimerase/dehydratase family protein, producing MNGDETMGGSVVGGSVVIGAGATGVATARQLAESGERVRLITRSGSGPDHPAIERVALDAGRTDELAKALAGAATVFNAAMTAYQSWPETMPPLFASILDATERAGADYVMLGNHYGYQQTNGPVTERTPMAPHTRKGRVRAELWQRAKTANDEGRLRVAEVRAGQYLGSGAVSAFTLLVAPRVREGELALVHGNPDAAHSFSYTEDVAAALVAVSRDERAWGRAWHAPVITTTVRHAATDLAALHGAPEPRLEPLTERDLALPSFADPLWREFAEMSYMSERPFIVDDSDIRDTFGLKPSTLRQALAA from the coding sequence GTGAACGGAGACGAGACCATGGGTGGATCAGTCGTGGGTGGATCAGTCGTCATCGGGGCTGGCGCGACCGGGGTCGCGACCGCCAGGCAGCTGGCAGAAAGCGGTGAGCGGGTCCGCCTCATCACCCGCAGCGGCAGCGGTCCTGACCACCCCGCCATCGAACGGGTCGCCCTGGACGCGGGGCGCACTGATGAGCTGGCCAAGGCTCTGGCCGGAGCGGCCACGGTCTTCAACGCCGCCATGACCGCGTATCAGAGCTGGCCGGAGACCATGCCACCGTTGTTCGCCTCGATTCTCGACGCGACCGAGCGGGCCGGGGCCGACTACGTGATGCTCGGCAATCACTACGGCTACCAGCAGACCAACGGGCCGGTCACCGAGCGCACCCCGATGGCCCCGCACACCCGAAAGGGCCGGGTGAGGGCCGAACTGTGGCAGCGGGCCAAGACGGCGAACGACGAAGGGCGGCTGAGGGTCGCCGAAGTGCGAGCCGGCCAGTACCTGGGCTCAGGCGCAGTCTCCGCGTTCACCCTGCTGGTCGCTCCCCGGGTCCGCGAGGGTGAACTGGCTCTCGTCCACGGCAACCCCGATGCGGCGCATTCGTTTTCCTACACCGAGGACGTCGCAGCGGCGCTGGTGGCGGTCAGCCGGGATGAGCGGGCATGGGGACGCGCCTGGCACGCCCCGGTCATCACCACGACCGTGCGTCATGCCGCAACTGACCTCGCCGCACTCCACGGAGCGCCCGAACCGCGGTTGGAGCCACTCACCGAACGGGACTTGGCACTGCCGTCCTTCGCCGATCCACTGTGGCGTGAGTTCGCCGAGATGAGCTACATGTCCGAGCGTCCGTTCATCGTGGACGACAGCGACATCCGCGACACCTTCGGCCTCAAACCTTCAACGCTCCGTCAGGCGCTGGCGGCCTGA
- a CDS encoding GlxA family transcriptional regulator, producing MHRVAVLAVPAVKPFDLSMPSTLLGSVEVDGRPGYEVTVCTATPGVIAASGGIEVVVRHGLGAVAAADTVVVPSTASRHDAEPAALDALREAAAAGKRVASICSGAFVLAQAGLLHGRVATTHWVLAEEMQRTFPSVRVDADRLFAEDGAVITGAGSAAGIDLCLHLIRSDYGAAVANAAARAAVVTPVRHGGQAQFVQTPLPAQTDSSLDAARIWALQHLDQPIPLRDLAAQAKVSMRTLTRRFTAETGVTPFQWLLQQRLLRAREPLETTDLTVDQVAGRSGLGSGESLRQHLSRQIGMTPAVYRNAFHARE from the coding sequence ATGCATCGTGTCGCCGTCCTGGCCGTTCCCGCGGTCAAACCTTTCGACCTGTCCATGCCGTCCACGCTGCTCGGCTCCGTCGAAGTCGACGGACGCCCCGGCTACGAGGTGACGGTGTGCACCGCCACGCCCGGCGTGATCGCCGCCTCCGGCGGCATCGAGGTGGTGGTACGGCACGGCCTCGGGGCGGTCGCGGCGGCGGACACGGTGGTCGTCCCCTCGACCGCCAGCCGGCACGACGCCGAGCCGGCCGCACTGGACGCCTTGCGGGAGGCGGCCGCCGCGGGCAAGCGCGTTGCCTCGATCTGCAGCGGCGCCTTCGTCCTCGCCCAAGCCGGACTCCTCCACGGCCGTGTCGCCACCACCCACTGGGTCCTGGCCGAGGAAATGCAGCGCACCTTCCCGTCCGTGCGCGTGGACGCCGACCGGCTGTTCGCCGAGGACGGAGCGGTCATCACCGGTGCGGGCTCGGCCGCCGGAATCGACCTGTGCCTGCACCTGATCCGGTCCGACTACGGCGCGGCCGTGGCCAACGCGGCGGCCCGCGCCGCCGTCGTCACCCCCGTGCGTCACGGCGGGCAGGCACAGTTCGTACAGACCCCGCTCCCGGCCCAGACCGACTCCTCATTGGACGCGGCCCGCATCTGGGCACTACAGCACCTGGACCAGCCGATCCCCCTGCGCGACCTGGCCGCTCAAGCCAAGGTCAGTATGCGGACCCTGACCCGCCGCTTCACCGCCGAGACGGGTGTGACCCCGTTCCAATGGCTGCTCCAGCAGAGGCTCCTGCGGGCCCGCGAACCGCTGGAGACCACCGATCTCACCGTCGACCAGGTGGCCGGCCGCAGTGGCCTCGGCTCCGGCGAGTCGCTCCGCCAGCACCTGAGCCGCCAGATCGGCATGACCCCGGCCGTCTACCGCAACGCCTTCCACGCCCGAGAGTGA
- a CDS encoding MBL fold metallo-hydrolase: MNGWYVDDRCFNCDVARQLAPGLIGEVDGRSEILRPPRDEAETRRLHAAVFACPTRSIRPTSGQPDRRLDPFPMALDSAVLLCGHNSQRTAGANSYLLLRPSRTVMMIDTPRWSSELAARYSALGPVTDVLLTHRDHAAHGRRYADHFGARLWIHEGDLDAAPDADQVIRGLEPVEIGEGVTAHPLPGHTPGSVLYLADDRYCFSGDSFYWSRTTGDLEVAESVIWYSVEELTASLARTAGRLRFEWVLPGHGDRRRLPADEMSRRLTTLAVRTRQLQPRPVDLSAVRW; encoded by the coding sequence GTGAACGGCTGGTACGTGGACGACCGTTGCTTCAACTGCGATGTCGCGCGGCAGCTCGCGCCCGGGCTGATCGGCGAGGTTGACGGAAGGTCCGAGATCCTGCGGCCGCCGCGCGATGAAGCGGAGACGCGGCGCTTACACGCAGCCGTCTTCGCCTGCCCCACCCGCTCCATCCGCCCCACCTCCGGACAACCGGACCGGCGGCTCGATCCCTTTCCCATGGCCTTGGACAGCGCCGTACTGTTGTGCGGGCACAACTCACAGCGCACTGCCGGAGCCAATTCCTACTTGCTCCTGCGGCCCTCCCGCACGGTCATGATGATCGACACTCCCCGCTGGAGCAGTGAACTCGCCGCGCGGTACTCAGCCTTGGGCCCGGTCACCGATGTGCTGCTCACCCATCGGGACCACGCTGCACACGGCCGCCGCTACGCGGACCACTTCGGGGCCCGGCTGTGGATCCACGAGGGCGACCTCGATGCGGCGCCGGACGCGGACCAGGTGATCCGGGGTCTTGAGCCTGTTGAAATCGGTGAGGGGGTCACCGCGCACCCGCTGCCCGGCCACACTCCGGGCAGCGTGCTCTACCTCGCCGACGACCGGTACTGCTTCAGCGGGGACAGCTTCTACTGGTCACGCACCACCGGCGATCTGGAAGTCGCGGAAAGCGTGATCTGGTACTCCGTCGAGGAGTTGACTGCCTCACTGGCCAGAACGGCCGGACGACTCCGGTTCGAATGGGTCCTGCCAGGCCACGGTGACCGCCGCCGGCTGCCCGCCGACGAAATGTCCCGGCGGCTGACCACGCTGGCCGTGCGCACGCGGCAGCTGCAGCCCCGGCCGGTCGACCTCAGCGCCGTTCGCTGGTGA
- a CDS encoding MarR family winged helix-turn-helix transcriptional regulator: protein MSKASPGPTPGFLVWRLAGKWRVAVDRALAPLGLTHAQYVLVASLHGMQRTGERPSQRRLADHTGLEALYVSKLARALESAGLIERTRDPRDPRAVQLALTEQGQAVTRQAIAAVQELLQQLLEPLGGPDAPRTRAFTDELTTLLDAPLTPSVPIDERPQGTTP, encoded by the coding sequence ATGAGCAAGGCTTCACCGGGCCCCACGCCCGGCTTCCTGGTATGGCGGCTCGCCGGCAAATGGCGCGTCGCGGTCGATCGCGCGCTGGCTCCGCTGGGCCTCACCCACGCGCAGTACGTACTGGTCGCGTCGCTGCACGGCATGCAGCGCACCGGCGAGCGGCCCAGCCAGCGCCGACTCGCCGACCACACCGGCCTGGAGGCGCTGTACGTCTCGAAGCTGGCGCGCGCCCTGGAGTCGGCCGGTCTCATCGAGCGCACACGAGACCCCCGCGACCCGCGCGCCGTGCAACTCGCCCTCACCGAGCAGGGTCAGGCCGTCACGCGGCAGGCCATCGCGGCGGTCCAGGAACTGCTTCAGCAGTTGCTGGAGCCTCTCGGCGGCCCCGACGCCCCGCGGACGCGCGCGTTCACCGACGAGCTGACGACCCTGCTCGACGCACCTCTCACCCCATCCGTGCCGATCGACGAGAGACCTCAGGGGACAACACCATGA
- a CDS encoding SET domain-containing protein — translation MLTSGIDIRASRTHNVGLFATRPIPAGTAVWCPCTTCSRWTREQVAALPPDRFERLDTYGHLLADGSLLLPCLDAYLMNHSCEANVLDLGLDFGVAVRDIAPGEEVTCDYATFTEDTGWSMECRCASPGCRGTVTTAQGADAAIRERWRTPVEAALARLPRVRQPLDDVLTELSEPYRRALGGAHTLAQASTGSTVCAPDFALIGPGGGKA, via the coding sequence GTGCTGACCAGTGGAATCGACATCCGCGCCAGCCGCACCCACAACGTGGGGCTGTTCGCCACCCGGCCGATCCCGGCCGGCACGGCGGTGTGGTGCCCCTGCACCACGTGCTCCCGCTGGACCAGGGAACAGGTCGCCGCCCTGCCCCCGGACCGCTTCGAACGGCTCGACACCTACGGCCACCTGCTCGCCGACGGGAGTCTGCTGCTGCCCTGCCTCGACGCGTACCTGATGAACCACTCCTGCGAGGCCAACGTCCTCGATCTCGGACTGGACTTCGGCGTGGCAGTACGGGACATCGCGCCGGGGGAGGAGGTGACCTGCGACTACGCCACCTTCACGGAGGACACCGGCTGGAGCATGGAGTGCCGGTGCGCGTCCCCCGGCTGCCGGGGGACCGTGACCACCGCCCAGGGCGCCGACGCAGCGATCCGCGAGCGGTGGCGCACCCCGGTGGAGGCGGCGCTCGCTCGGCTACCGAGGGTGCGACAGCCGCTGGACGACGTGCTGACGGAGCTGAGCGAGCCCTACCGGCGGGCCCTGGGCGGCGCGCACACCCTGGCGCAGGCTTCGACCGGATCCACCGTCTGCGCTCCGGACTTCGCCCTCATCGGCCCCGGCGGCGGCAAGGCCTGA
- a CDS encoding lysine N(6)-hydroxylase/L-ornithine N(5)-oxygenase family protein gives MGNESRGHPPVHYRCVGVGVGPANLSLASLLHDHADVPNLFLDRKEEFAWHDGQQMPGSTLQVSLFKDLVSLADPTNRFSFLSYLHEQGRVYHFLNAQFSAVPRQEFRNYLAWAAERNPYVVFGEEVHEVTFDRVFRVRTSRRTITADHIVVGVGSSPYVPPQARELLGPTQFHVSEFITKAVHLAGKRVMVVGGGQSGAEAFLDLITRPAADRPRRISWLSRRRTYLPIDDSPFTNDFYTPSFSDHFYRLPADARRAVNQDTLLSSDGISEDTLRAIYQQLYVHRFVEGLPDLVGLYPNREVTTVTRGVRGNWEVTARHNDEPDAAEQHEADLIVWATGFRPAPTPFLAPIAGRLEREGDEFRVDEDFAVRWDGPPQHAVFLQNAVRAQRGLADVNLSLNAWRSRRIADRLRGVRGDDQLASFIDWSSKPDSKQTWNDR, from the coding sequence ATGGGGAACGAGAGCCGCGGCCACCCACCCGTGCACTACCGGTGCGTCGGTGTCGGCGTGGGACCGGCGAACCTCAGCCTCGCGTCACTGCTCCACGACCACGCCGACGTGCCCAACCTCTTCCTCGACCGGAAAGAGGAGTTCGCCTGGCACGACGGCCAGCAGATGCCCGGAAGTACCCTCCAGGTCTCCCTCTTCAAGGACCTCGTGAGCCTCGCCGATCCGACGAATCGATTCTCCTTCCTCTCGTACCTCCATGAGCAAGGCCGCGTCTACCACTTCCTGAACGCCCAGTTCTCCGCCGTCCCACGCCAGGAGTTCCGCAACTACCTGGCCTGGGCCGCCGAACGCAATCCGTACGTGGTCTTCGGCGAGGAGGTCCACGAGGTCACTTTCGACCGGGTCTTCCGGGTCCGCACGAGCCGGCGCACGATCACCGCCGACCACATCGTGGTCGGTGTCGGCAGCAGCCCGTACGTCCCGCCGCAGGCCCGCGAACTGCTCGGTCCCACCCAGTTCCACGTCAGCGAGTTCATCACGAAGGCCGTGCACCTGGCCGGCAAGCGGGTCATGGTCGTCGGCGGCGGCCAGTCGGGCGCAGAGGCGTTCCTCGACCTCATTACCCGACCCGCGGCGGACCGGCCACGGCGGATCTCATGGCTCTCCCGGCGCCGGACCTACCTTCCGATCGACGATTCGCCGTTCACCAATGACTTCTACACGCCGTCCTTCTCGGACCACTTCTACCGTCTGCCCGCCGACGCCCGGCGCGCGGTCAACCAGGACACCCTGCTCAGCAGCGACGGGATCTCCGAGGACACGCTGCGCGCCATCTACCAGCAGCTGTACGTCCACCGGTTCGTCGAGGGGCTGCCCGACCTGGTCGGGCTCTACCCGAACCGTGAGGTCACCACCGTCACCCGGGGCGTCCGGGGCAACTGGGAGGTCACCGCCCGGCACAACGACGAACCGGACGCCGCCGAACAGCACGAAGCCGACCTCATCGTCTGGGCCACCGGCTTCCGGCCCGCGCCCACCCCGTTCCTGGCCCCCATCGCGGGGCGCCTTGAGCGCGAGGGCGACGAATTCCGCGTGGACGAGGACTTCGCGGTCCGCTGGGACGGCCCGCCGCAGCACGCCGTCTTCCTGCAGAACGCGGTCCGCGCCCAGCGCGGGCTCGCCGACGTGAACCTGAGCCTGAACGCATGGCGCAGCCGCCGGATAGCGGACCGGCTGCGCGGGGTACGCGGCGACGATCAGCTGGCCTCCTTCATCGACTGGTCCTCGAAACCGGACTCCAAACAGACGTGGAACGACCGGTGA
- a CDS encoding MarR family transcriptional regulator, which translates to MTTSASTTTAPVAGARDLALAHYAARGVLEHVLARHGITFQQQVALRAALIADAPQTPDDLVTQVQGSLKTDPADIRATLDELLAKQLLVAKGAHLCPTDAGSELMAAVGAETAPISARIWGAIPAEDLAAAARVLAHVTERANAELAALTADRHALRHA; encoded by the coding sequence ATGACCACCAGTGCATCCACCACCACCGCACCCGTCGCCGGCGCACGGGACCTCGCCCTGGCCCACTACGCCGCCCGCGGCGTCCTGGAGCACGTGCTGGCCCGGCACGGCATCACGTTCCAGCAGCAGGTCGCCCTCCGCGCCGCCCTCATCGCCGACGCCCCGCAGACACCGGACGATCTCGTCACCCAGGTCCAGGGCTCCCTCAAGACCGACCCGGCCGACATCCGCGCCACCCTCGACGAACTGCTGGCCAAGCAGCTGCTCGTCGCGAAGGGCGCGCACCTTTGCCCCACGGACGCGGGCAGCGAGCTCATGGCCGCCGTCGGGGCGGAGACCGCCCCCATCTCCGCCCGCATCTGGGGCGCGATACCCGCCGAGGACCTGGCCGCCGCCGCCCGGGTCCTCGCCCACGTCACCGAGCGTGCCAACGCGGAGCTGGCGGCGCTGACCGCTGACCGCCACGCCCTTCGACACGCATGA
- a CDS encoding KamA family radical SAM protein, whose protein sequence is MLDGLPQPYAYAYSPALEPDHRRLPGWRDVTQEEWGSAQWQRAHCVKNLRQLREVTGPALGDRFLADLDRDQCERATMSMLVTPYMINTIAPHVAATGPDSLTDAYYADPVRRYMLPVFSDRRTDYPSHPKAERDSLHERDMWATEGLTHRYPTKVLAELVATCPQYCGHCTRMDLVGNSTAQITKASFALKPGARLQAMIDYLRKTPAVRDVVVSGGDVANVPWPRVESFVESLLDIESVRDVRLASKALIGLPQHWTAEPVLAGISRLTATARARGVQIALHTHANAAQQITSGVAEAARLLLDAGLRDIRNQAVLLRTVNDTPRALLDLCFALLDRAGIMPYYFYMCDMIPFSEHWRTSVAEAQRLQHAIMGYLPGFATPRIVCDVPFVGKRWVHQPTHYDGVRGISYWSKSYRTAVDSGNEDDLDRLHEYYDPLYTLPEEGRAWWRAQGAGAPDGGTPFPAAR, encoded by the coding sequence ATGCTCGACGGACTGCCGCAGCCGTACGCCTATGCCTACAGCCCGGCCCTGGAGCCGGACCACCGCCGATTACCCGGCTGGCGTGATGTCACGCAGGAGGAGTGGGGCTCCGCCCAGTGGCAACGGGCCCACTGCGTCAAGAACCTCCGCCAGCTCCGCGAGGTGACCGGACCGGCGCTCGGCGACCGCTTCCTGGCCGACCTGGACCGCGACCAGTGCGAGCGGGCCACGATGTCCATGCTCGTCACCCCGTACATGATCAACACCATTGCCCCGCACGTCGCGGCTACCGGCCCCGACAGCCTCACCGACGCCTACTACGCCGATCCGGTACGCCGCTACATGCTCCCGGTGTTCTCCGACCGCCGGACCGACTACCCCTCCCACCCCAAGGCCGAGCGGGACTCCCTGCACGAGCGCGACATGTGGGCCACGGAGGGGCTGACGCACCGCTACCCCACCAAGGTCCTCGCCGAACTGGTCGCCACCTGCCCGCAGTACTGCGGCCACTGCACCCGCATGGACCTCGTCGGCAACTCCACCGCCCAGATCACCAAGGCGAGTTTCGCCCTCAAACCCGGCGCCCGGCTCCAAGCGATGATCGACTACCTGCGCAAGACCCCGGCCGTCCGTGACGTGGTCGTCTCCGGCGGCGACGTCGCGAACGTCCCCTGGCCGCGCGTGGAATCCTTCGTCGAGTCCCTGCTCGACATCGAGTCGGTCCGGGACGTGCGGCTCGCCAGCAAGGCTCTCATCGGACTGCCACAGCACTGGACGGCCGAACCCGTGCTCGCCGGCATCTCGCGGCTCACCGCGACCGCGCGGGCCCGCGGGGTGCAGATCGCGCTGCACACCCACGCCAACGCCGCCCAGCAGATTACCAGCGGCGTCGCGGAGGCCGCGCGGCTGCTGCTCGACGCGGGACTGCGCGACATCCGCAACCAGGCCGTGCTCCTGCGCACCGTCAACGACACTCCGAGGGCCCTGCTGGACCTGTGCTTCGCGCTGCTCGACCGGGCCGGGATCATGCCCTACTACTTCTACATGTGCGACATGATCCCGTTCAGTGAACACTGGCGGACCTCGGTCGCCGAGGCCCAGCGCCTCCAGCACGCGATCATGGGCTATCTGCCCGGCTTCGCCACCCCGCGGATCGTGTGCGACGTACCGTTCGTCGGCAAACGATGGGTGCACCAGCCGACGCACTACGACGGGGTACGCGGAATCTCGTACTGGTCGAAGAGCTACCGCACCGCCGTGGACAGCGGGAACGAGGACGACCTCGACCGGCTCCACGAGTACTACGACCCGCTGTACACCCTGCCCGAAGAGGGCCGCGCCTGGTGGCGTGCGCAGGGCGCCGGAGCGCCGGACGGCGGCACCCCCTTCCCGGCCGCTCGCTGA
- a CDS encoding class I tRNA ligase family protein, which translates to MIINRYDPHALSEAFGIDMSAMDGLGVGAGWGRVAPGVRSTGHHHDETECFVIVAGRGEFDVDGARHPVEPGTVVLFEPFESHVLENTGDNDLVFVTQYWRDPGRALASAADIRRASFGDRPVFVFSTPPTPNGDLHLGHLCGPYLGADAYVRFQRMTGAEAYHLTGSDDYQSYVPAAGLRDGRTPAETAAHFSAEIAQTLRLMDITVDQYTVTSTDPEYADGLRDFFAHVTASGAVRVTESDALVDAENGHYLYEADVSGGCPHCPAATGGNICEECGEPNLVHDLTAAMSARSSAAPRRERISRYSLPVHAFRDTVRKHHRLGRVPARLADLARRVFDRPRFDLPLTHPSTWGVTPAGGEVPGQVIWVWPEMSYGFLHGIQSLGTRLGRDWRAAEPRREWKIVHFFGYDNSFYHSLLYPILYELAHPDWEPDIDYHVNEFYLLEGSKFSTSRRHAVWGKDILCPDTVDSVRYFLASTRPEGVRTDFRRSAYDTTLADTLIGTWQSWLNDLGARVAMHHGGCAPDAGNWTPEHCAFLARLGTRLTAATGALGPEGFSLRDAAAELTGLVEDTVRFSAAQRLHADDPAWADETRTAVALELAAARLLTAVAAPVVPRFAARLARCLGLPEPSVWPDTVELVRPGSRIALAAAVFFRQPPPP; encoded by the coding sequence ATGATCATCAACAGGTACGACCCGCATGCGCTCAGCGAGGCGTTCGGCATCGACATGAGCGCGATGGACGGCCTCGGAGTCGGTGCGGGCTGGGGCCGGGTGGCCCCCGGCGTCCGCTCCACCGGCCACCACCACGACGAGACCGAGTGCTTCGTGATCGTCGCGGGCCGCGGCGAGTTCGACGTCGACGGGGCGCGTCACCCCGTGGAGCCCGGCACCGTCGTCCTCTTCGAACCCTTCGAGTCGCACGTCCTGGAGAACACGGGGGACAACGACCTGGTCTTCGTCACCCAGTACTGGCGCGACCCCGGCCGGGCCCTCGCATCGGCCGCCGACATCCGGCGCGCCTCCTTCGGCGACCGCCCGGTCTTCGTCTTCTCCACCCCACCCACCCCCAACGGTGACCTGCACCTGGGCCACCTCTGCGGCCCCTACCTGGGCGCCGACGCGTACGTCCGCTTCCAGCGGATGACCGGCGCCGAGGCCTACCACCTCACCGGCAGCGACGACTACCAGAGCTACGTTCCCGCCGCCGGCCTGAGGGACGGACGCACTCCCGCCGAGACCGCCGCGCACTTCAGCGCAGAGATCGCCCAGACCCTGCGCCTGATGGACATCACCGTCGACCAGTACACGGTGACCAGCACGGATCCCGAGTACGCGGACGGGCTGCGGGACTTCTTCGCCCACGTCACCGCCTCCGGCGCCGTCCGCGTGACCGAATCCGACGCCCTCGTCGACGCGGAGAACGGCCATTACCTGTACGAGGCCGACGTGAGCGGCGGCTGCCCGCACTGCCCCGCGGCCACCGGCGGCAACATCTGCGAGGAGTGCGGCGAGCCGAACCTGGTGCACGACCTCACCGCCGCCATGTCCGCGCGGTCCTCCGCCGCGCCCCGCCGGGAGCGGATCAGCCGCTACTCCCTGCCCGTGCACGCCTTCCGCGACACCGTCCGCAAGCACCACCGGCTCGGCCGGGTCCCGGCCCGTCTCGCCGACCTCGCCCGGCGCGTCTTCGACCGCCCACGATTCGACCTGCCCCTCACCCACCCCTCCACCTGGGGCGTCACCCCGGCCGGCGGAGAGGTACCCGGCCAGGTCATCTGGGTGTGGCCGGAGATGAGCTACGGCTTCCTGCACGGCATCCAGTCGCTCGGCACCCGCCTCGGCCGTGACTGGCGGGCGGCAGAACCCCGGCGGGAATGGAAGATCGTCCACTTCTTCGGCTACGACAACAGCTTCTACCACTCACTGCTCTACCCCATCCTCTACGAGCTGGCCCACCCGGACTGGGAACCCGATATCGACTACCACGTCAACGAGTTCTACTTGTTGGAGGGCAGCAAGTTCTCCACCAGCCGCCGCCACGCCGTCTGGGGCAAGGACATCCTGTGTCCCGACACCGTCGACTCGGTCCGTTACTTCCTCGCCTCCACCCGCCCCGAGGGCGTCCGCACCGATTTCCGGCGATCCGCGTACGACACCACCCTGGCCGACACCCTCATCGGGACCTGGCAGTCCTGGCTGAACGACCTCGGCGCCCGCGTCGCCATGCACCACGGCGGCTGCGCACCCGACGCCGGGAACTGGACCCCCGAACACTGCGCCTTCCTCGCCCGGCTCGGCACCCGCCTCACCGCCGCCACCGGAGCGCTGGGCCCCGAGGGCTTCTCCCTGCGGGACGCCGCGGCCGAACTCACCGGGCTGGTCGAGGACACCGTTCGCTTCTCCGCCGCGCAGCGGCTGCACGCCGACGACCCGGCCTGGGCGGACGAGACCCGTACGGCCGTCGCGCTGGAGCTGGCCGCGGCCCGCCTGCTGACCGCCGTCGCGGCGCCCGTCGTCCCCCGCTTCGCTGCGCGCCTCGCCCGGTGCCTGGGCCTTCCGGAGCCGTCGGTCTGGCCCGACACCGTCGAGCTGGTGCGCCCCGGCAGCCGGATCGCTCTGGCTGCGGCAGTGTTCTTCCGCCAACCGCCCCCGCCGTGA
- a CDS encoding transposase — MNAFHDLDDRQWAAVCGLLPRCGPGGPDYRSIVNGILWQQDGGRRWHDLPPRYGPWHRCAERLRLWSIDGTWQNILTTLAESGYVGESTATDEAAESGATVTEAARNQNTAEYWNRPWLG, encoded by the coding sequence GTGAACGCATTCCATGACCTCGATGATCGGCAGTGGGCGGCTGTCTGCGGCTTGCTCCCGCGGTGCGGACCGGGCGGCCCGGACTACCGGAGCATTGTCAACGGCATCCTGTGGCAGCAGGACGGCGGTCGCCGCTGGCACGACCTGCCGCCGCGCTACGGACCCTGGCACCGCTGCGCGGAGCGCCTGCGCCTGTGGAGTATCGACGGGACCTGGCAGAACATCCTCACCACCCTCGCCGAGAGCGGGTACGTCGGCGAAAGCACTGCAACCGACGAAGCGGCGGAGTCCGGGGCGACGGTGACGGAAGCCGCCAGGAACCAGAACACGGCGGAGTACTGGAACCGTCCCTGGCTCGGGTAG